In Vanrija pseudolonga chromosome 4, complete sequence, a single window of DNA contains:
- the PAM17 gene encoding Presequence translocated-associated motor subunit PAM17, mitochondrial has translation MSTAPLRNAVVPTLGRAQLRTASPVLARFSSSDATTSSEGESSSPTPAGKLPMSWSEYLAMRKRRKQWSTLTTIPTTAGALFAGASYFAAVQPEFAGLDPFVIAGGGTWVLLTGWFVAAMTLGYLVGPSIGNGIFAVTHPKLARGNPPPLEVMDREFYHRIKSKRADPSRQSVNNPAPDFYGEKIVSLATYRRWLKDQEAYRRKAAHGVDGEEP, from the exons ATGTCGACCGCTCCGCTCCGCAACGCCGTCGTCCCGACGCTGGGCCGTGCCCAGCTGCGCACTGCGAGCCCGGTGctcgcgcgcttctcgtcctcggacgccaccaccagctcggagggcgagtcgagctcgcccactcCCGCCGGCAAGCTTCCCATGTCCTGGTCCGAGTACCTTGCTATGCGCAAGCGCCGCAAGCAGTGGTCGACGCTCACGACCATTCCCACGACGGCGGGTGCGCTGTTTGCTGGCGCGTCATACTTTGCTGCCGTCCAGCCCGAGTttgccggcctcgaccccTT CGTCATCGCTGGTGGTGGAACGTGGGTGTTACTGACTGGGTGGTT TGTCGCCGCTATGA CCCTTGGCTACCTCGTCGGCCCTTCCATCGGCAATGGCATCTTTGCTGTTACGCACCCCAAACTCGCTCGTGGCAACCCCCCACCTCTTGAAGTCATGGACCGCGAGTTTTACCACAGGATAAAGTCGAAGCGTGCCGACCCTAGCCGTCAGAGCGTCAACAACCCCGCGCCAGACTTTTACGGCGAGAAG ATCGTCTCCCTTGCTACCTACCGCCGCTGGCTCAAGGACCAGGAGGCGTACCGCCGCAAGGCTGCCCACGGtgttgacggcgaggagccttga
- the SDH2 gene encoding Succinate dehydrogenase [ubiquinone] iron-sulfur subunit, mitochondrial, with protein sequence MMRSTSALRRGVQLAQLARPISTTASAAFAQPAETSTPAAGKAPAIKEFKIYRWNPDTPSEKPKLESFKIDLNQTGPMMLDALIKIKNEVDPTLTFRRSCREGICGSCAMNIDGVNTLACLCRIDKDTSKTTKVYPLPHMFVVKDLVPDLTLFYKQYKSIQPYLQNDNVPEKEYYQSQEDRKKLDGMYECILCACCSTSCPSYWWNQDQYLGPAVLMQAYRWIADSRDAYGAERKEQLENSMSVFRCHTIMNCSRTCPKGLSPGAAIAALKLEMATGRKA encoded by the exons ATGATGCGCTCCACCTCTgccctccgccgcggcgtccagctcgcccagctcgcccgccccATCTCCACCACGGCCTCGGCTGCCTTTGCCCAGCCCGCAGAGACGTCGACCCCCGCGGCCGGCAAGGCCCCCGCCATCAAGGAGTTCAAGATCTACCGCTGG AACCCCGACACCCCCTCGGAGAAGCCCAAGCTCGAGTCGTTCAAGATCGACCTCAACCAGACTGGCCCCATGATGCTCGACGCCTTG ATCAAGATCAAGAACGAGGTCGACCCCACCCTTACTTTCCGTCGCTCGTGCCGTGAGGGCATTTGCGGTTCGTGCGCCATGAACATTGACGGTGTCAACACCCTTGCCTGCCTGTGCCGCATCGACAAGGACACGAGCAAGACCACCAAGGTCTACCCCCTTCCTCACA TGTTCGtcgtcaaggacctcgtccCCGACCTCACCCTCTTCTACAAGCAGTACAAGTCGATCCAGCCCTACCTCCAGAACGACAACGTTCCCGAGAAGGAGTACTACCAGTCGCAGGAGGACcgcaagaagctcgacgGCATGTACGAGTGCATTCtctgcgcctgctgctccaCCTCGTGCCCCTCGTACTGGTGGAACCAGGACCAGtacctcggccccgccgtcCTCATGCAGGCCTACCGCTGGATCGCCGACTCGCGTGACGCCTACGGtgccgagcgcaaggagcagctcgagaacTCGATGTCCGTCTTCCGTTGCCACACCATCATGAactgctcgaggacgtgtCCTAAGGGCTTGTCGCCAG GCGCTGCCATTGCGGCCCTCAAGCTCGAGATGGCGACCGGAAGGAAGGCATGA